The Halorientalis sp. IM1011 genome window below encodes:
- a CDS encoding PQQ-binding-like beta-propeller repeat protein, giving the protein MRSDPPDGDGARADGSRLPTTRRTLLRSVGVAGTLSLAGCSSLLGVSPDWTADLDEAARAGPPAVTDDTVVVGAQDKALYAVGTENGERRLRVETGGPIESRPAVPDEGEFVHVHSTDGDCYGAHLDDGIQWTVEGEAVDADIERRGPALLSLTDRRNGDGYTLRAVGASDGTPLWERVIATYRIPTGAGSRTVVPVAAADTVESNDSTRAVALDTATGSTAWSATYEAPPAVAADADLVALLGRTEGEFGVAGYDPADGRRRWWTPIERSLALVSDLALGPHVIVATDGDDGGAAVGVDRESGAVAWRQSPEGQIRDLAAGPETTVVARRVQRDDESRIQLQAYGADGSQRWTTVLDAAKAERTAVVGSTVLASDEHSLTALAIETGETRWRYESEESRQIAFAATADAAFVSHVDTGELVRLSL; this is encoded by the coding sequence ATGCGTAGCGACCCGCCGGACGGCGATGGTGCGCGAGCGGACGGGTCCCGACTGCCCACGACCCGCCGGACGCTGCTTCGATCGGTCGGGGTCGCGGGTACCCTCTCGCTCGCCGGGTGTTCGTCCCTGCTCGGCGTCTCCCCGGACTGGACCGCGGACCTCGACGAGGCCGCCAGGGCGGGCCCGCCGGCCGTGACCGACGATACCGTCGTCGTGGGGGCACAGGACAAGGCCCTGTACGCGGTCGGGACCGAGAACGGCGAGCGCCGCCTCCGCGTCGAGACCGGCGGGCCGATCGAGTCCCGGCCGGCCGTCCCCGACGAGGGCGAGTTCGTCCACGTCCACAGCACCGACGGGGACTGCTACGGCGCCCACCTCGACGACGGGATCCAGTGGACGGTCGAAGGGGAAGCGGTCGACGCCGACATCGAGAGACGCGGGCCGGCGCTGCTATCGCTCACGGATCGGCGGAACGGGGACGGCTACACGCTGCGGGCCGTCGGGGCGAGCGACGGGACCCCGCTCTGGGAGCGGGTGATCGCGACCTACCGAATCCCGACCGGTGCCGGATCGCGAACGGTCGTCCCGGTCGCGGCCGCCGACACCGTCGAATCGAACGACTCGACCCGTGCGGTCGCGCTCGACACGGCCACCGGATCGACCGCCTGGTCGGCGACGTACGAGGCCCCGCCGGCTGTCGCCGCCGACGCCGACCTGGTCGCCCTCCTCGGCCGGACCGAAGGCGAGTTCGGCGTCGCCGGTTACGACCCGGCCGACGGGAGGCGACGGTGGTGGACGCCCATCGAACGATCGCTAGCCCTCGTCAGTGATCTGGCCCTCGGGCCACACGTGATAGTCGCGACGGACGGGGACGACGGTGGGGCGGCCGTCGGGGTCGACCGCGAGAGTGGTGCCGTCGCGTGGCGACAGTCGCCCGAGGGCCAGATCAGGGACCTGGCGGCGGGTCCCGAAACGACCGTCGTCGCCAGACGCGTCCAGCGCGACGACGAGAGCCGGATCCAGCTCCAGGCCTACGGTGCCGACGGGAGCCAGCGATGGACGACCGTGCTCGACGCCGCCAAAGCGGAGCGGACCGCCGTCGTCGGATCGACGGTGCTCGCGAGCGACGAGCACAGTCTCACCGCGCTGGCCATCGAGACCGGCGAGACGCGGTGGCGGTACGAGTCCGAGGAGAGCCGTCAGATCGCCTTCGCAGCGACGGCCGACGCCGCGTTCGTCAGCCACGTCGACACCGGCGAACTCGTTCGCCTCTCGCTGTGA
- a CDS encoding ornithine cyclodeaminase family protein, which yields METLLLDPDAVEESAQLPAVVEAVEAAFAAYAGGDAQMPAKSYIDLPQYDGDFRSMPAYLATDEWDGAGIKWVNSHPGNPEDHGLPTVMGTMIYSDPETAVPLAIMDGTTLTRKRTGAAAAVATDHLAVEDATSLGLVGAGVQARAQLAAIATVRDIETVVVADKDPDAVADFRAAVADSYDVRAGSIADAVGCDVVSTTTPVREPIVPREAVGDNTHINAMGADAEGKHELADGILLDAKLVIDDHAQCTHSGEINVPYAAGTLGDEDIHAELGAVVIGEASGRTEADGITVFDSTGLAIQDVASAHVVYEYASEHDVGTAMELVGTDL from the coding sequence ATGGAGACGCTGCTGCTGGACCCCGACGCCGTCGAGGAGAGTGCCCAGCTACCGGCGGTCGTCGAGGCCGTCGAGGCGGCGTTCGCCGCCTACGCGGGCGGCGACGCGCAGATGCCCGCCAAGTCCTACATCGACCTGCCGCAGTACGACGGGGACTTCCGGTCGATGCCCGCCTACCTCGCCACCGACGAGTGGGACGGCGCTGGCATCAAGTGGGTCAACTCCCACCCCGGCAATCCCGAGGACCACGGCCTCCCGACGGTGATGGGGACGATGATCTACTCCGATCCCGAGACGGCCGTTCCGCTCGCGATCATGGACGGGACGACGCTGACCCGCAAGCGGACCGGCGCGGCCGCCGCCGTCGCCACCGACCACCTCGCCGTCGAGGACGCAACCTCGCTCGGCCTCGTCGGTGCCGGCGTGCAGGCTCGCGCCCAGCTAGCGGCCATCGCCACGGTTCGGGACATCGAGACCGTCGTCGTCGCCGACAAGGACCCGGACGCCGTCGCGGACTTCCGGGCGGCCGTGGCGGACAGCTACGACGTGCGGGCGGGCTCGATCGCCGACGCCGTCGGCTGTGACGTGGTGTCGACGACGACGCCGGTCAGAGAGCCAATCGTCCCCCGCGAGGCCGTCGGCGATAACACGCACATCAACGCGATGGGGGCCGACGCCGAGGGGAAACACGAACTCGCAGACGGGATCCTGCTGGACGCGAAACTGGTCATCGACGACCACGCCCAGTGTACCCACTCCGGGGAGATCAACGTCCCCTACGCTGCGGGGACGCTCGGCGACGAGGACATCCACGCCGAACTCGGCGCGGTCGTTATCGGTGAGGCCAGTGGTCGGACCGAGGCGGACGGCATCACTGTCTTCGACTCGACGGGGCTGGCCATTCAGGACGTGGCCAGCGCCCACGTCGTCTACGAGTACGCCAGCGAACACGACGTGGGGACGGCGATGGAACTGGTCGGGACCGACCTCTAG
- a CDS encoding methyl-accepting chemotaxis protein, which produces MASQNRSETESSVPDAEPSPDSGQFPLSFGPILDHLDASIFVLDADHEIVTWNEGLRQLTGHSEADAQAMEMASQAFYHDGRRSKTLADKVLEAPESADEEFGVPRIDDVGYTLYGDTSTMVAADGTEREIEFSAAPLYEGDELVGAVEMVKDQTAEVRRREQLHGLVEEVSGTLTSIADGDLDARASFDSDRLDDEILAVVDAVNRMAEQLSDLVADVGRRTAELERSAGAVAESASEISDLADEQSQDVETVASEVSQLSATVEEIASTSDEVATTSQEAADLADEGRTAGQEAIDVMDDVNDSTESVTDSVDDLRDRVDEIDEIVEVINDIADQTNILALNASIEAARAGEAGSGFAVVADEVKELAGESQDRAGEIEARVRAIQNDTERTVESLERMTEQVETGMEQVETAMERLEEIAEVAREAADGVRQVSDATDDQAASTEEIASMIDGVVDKAEQVSAEIEDVAAANEEQTATVNEINESLQRLTE; this is translated from the coding sequence ATGGCGTCACAAAACCGGTCCGAAACAGAGTCGTCGGTGCCGGATGCAGAGCCGAGTCCGGACAGCGGGCAGTTCCCGCTGTCGTTCGGCCCGATACTGGATCACCTCGACGCGTCGATTTTCGTCCTGGACGCGGACCACGAGATCGTCACCTGGAACGAGGGGCTCAGGCAGTTGACGGGCCACTCCGAGGCGGATGCACAGGCCATGGAGATGGCCAGCCAGGCGTTCTACCACGACGGCCGGCGTTCGAAGACGCTGGCCGACAAGGTTCTCGAAGCGCCCGAGTCGGCCGACGAGGAGTTCGGTGTTCCCCGGATCGACGACGTGGGCTACACGCTGTACGGCGACACGAGCACGATGGTCGCGGCGGACGGGACCGAGCGGGAGATCGAGTTCAGCGCCGCGCCGCTGTACGAGGGTGACGAGTTGGTCGGTGCCGTCGAGATGGTGAAAGACCAGACGGCGGAGGTACGCCGGCGCGAGCAGTTACACGGGCTGGTCGAGGAAGTGTCGGGCACGCTCACGTCGATCGCCGACGGCGACCTCGACGCGCGGGCCTCCTTCGACTCGGATCGCCTCGACGACGAGATTCTGGCGGTCGTCGACGCCGTCAACCGGATGGCCGAACAGCTGTCGGACCTCGTCGCGGACGTGGGCCGGCGGACCGCGGAGCTGGAGCGGTCGGCCGGGGCCGTCGCGGAGAGCGCCAGCGAGATCAGCGACCTCGCCGACGAGCAGTCCCAGGACGTCGAAACCGTCGCCTCGGAGGTGTCCCAGTTGAGCGCGACCGTCGAGGAGATCGCGTCGACCTCCGACGAAGTGGCGACGACGAGCCAGGAGGCGGCGGACCTCGCCGACGAGGGGCGGACGGCCGGCCAAGAGGCGATCGACGTGATGGACGACGTGAACGACTCGACGGAGTCGGTGACCGACTCCGTCGACGACCTGCGGGACCGCGTCGACGAGATCGACGAGATCGTCGAGGTGATCAACGACATCGCCGACCAGACGAACATCCTCGCGCTGAACGCCTCCATCGAGGCGGCGCGGGCCGGCGAGGCGGGGTCGGGCTTCGCCGTCGTCGCCGACGAGGTCAAGGAACTCGCCGGGGAGTCACAGGACCGGGCCGGCGAGATCGAAGCCCGGGTTCGGGCGATCCAGAACGACACCGAGCGGACCGTCGAGAGCCTCGAACGGATGACCGAGCAGGTCGAGACGGGGATGGAACAGGTCGAGACGGCGATGGAGCGCTTAGAGGAGATCGCCGAGGTGGCCCGGGAGGCCGCCGACGGCGTCCGACAGGTCTCGGACGCGACCGACGATCAGGCCGCCTCGACCGAGGAGATCGCCAGCATGATCGACGGCGTCGTCGACAAAGCCGAGCAGGTCTCCGCGGAGATCGAGGACGTGGCCGCCGCCAACGAGGAACAGACCGCCACCGTCAACGAGATCAACGAATCGCTCCAGCGGCTGACCGAGTGA
- the leuS gene encoding leucine--tRNA ligase, translated as MDYEPQRLEAEWRERWAEAGRYEADPGEDTEPTFITVPYPYPSGGMHIGHCRTYTVPDVYARYRRLQGDDVLFPIAWHVTGTPIIGAVERLKKGEEDQLSVLRDTYDVPEDTLEDLETPMGYARYFIENHYKSGMKQLGLSIDWRREFTTNDERYSKFITWQYERLKEQGLLEKGLHPVKYCTDEENPVTTHDLLEGETAEFQEYTLVKFEGDIGGDSVIAPMATLRPETVRGVTNAYAHPDGEYVRADVDGEAWIVSREAVEKLELQEREIEIQDELTGEDLIGETVTNPITGEEVLILPATFVDTDNATGVVMSVPAHSPDDYLALQEAKADDERMREYGIDPADVAAIEPIPILDIEEYGEIPARTAVEAAGIESSEDPELEDVTADLYQAEFHQGIMHEDYGEFAGMTVENVREEFRDHYQDEGAFDEMYEFTEDVVCRCGGDVEVAKQDTWFLRYNDAEWKQKAHRVLSGLETIPENTRDQYDHTIDWLNEWPCIRNYGLGTRLPWDDEFVIEPLSDSTIYMSYYTVAHRIEDVPPEDLDPDFFDALFYGEDAVDDPDERALDLHEEFDHWYPVDWRCSGNDLINNHLTFFQFHHGELFSEDNWPQGITIMGMGLLEGEAMSSSKGHVVLPSKAIDEYGADTVRFFLLNSAEPWQDYDWRDDLVGSTRDQLERFWSRAEEVIDYDVEEMVEITLEVDGEETTDVAIDEEARPELEHVDRWLLSKLQGTIREATEAMDGFETRTASQAIFYSFEEHLKWYRRRADLDRPGAKWTLREVLRTRLRLLAPFVPFMANELHERLTGEPAEDADWPEPDPEFDDEGVERREQLVESVTDDIHDIVDVTGTDPDTVRVYVAADWKRDVFETVRETGTDVGAVMGQVMEDPDLRERGDAVNDLVQDLVELVRERDDEELAAMADVDEGAVYADAVAFLESEFDATVEVYAEDDPDAVDPDGKADSAVPFRPAIHLE; from the coding sequence ATGGATTACGAGCCTCAACGACTGGAGGCGGAGTGGCGCGAGCGCTGGGCCGAGGCGGGGCGGTACGAGGCCGACCCCGGTGAGGACACCGAGCCCACCTTCATCACCGTCCCCTACCCCTATCCGAGCGGCGGGATGCACATCGGCCACTGCCGGACCTACACCGTCCCCGACGTGTACGCCCGCTATCGCCGGCTCCAGGGCGACGACGTCCTCTTTCCCATCGCCTGGCACGTCACCGGCACGCCGATCATCGGTGCCGTCGAGCGCCTGAAGAAAGGCGAGGAAGATCAGCTGTCGGTCCTGCGAGATACCTACGACGTCCCCGAGGACACCCTCGAGGACCTCGAAACCCCGATGGGCTACGCCCGCTACTTCATCGAGAACCACTACAAATCGGGGATGAAACAGCTGGGGCTCTCCATCGACTGGCGGCGGGAGTTCACCACCAACGACGAGCGCTACTCGAAGTTCATCACCTGGCAGTACGAGCGGCTCAAAGAGCAGGGGCTGCTGGAGAAGGGGCTCCACCCCGTCAAGTACTGCACCGACGAGGAAAATCCCGTCACGACACACGACCTCCTGGAAGGCGAGACCGCCGAGTTTCAGGAGTACACTCTGGTCAAGTTCGAGGGCGACATCGGTGGCGACTCCGTGATCGCCCCGATGGCCACCCTCCGCCCTGAAACCGTGCGCGGTGTCACGAACGCCTACGCCCACCCCGACGGCGAGTACGTGCGGGCCGACGTGGATGGCGAAGCGTGGATCGTCTCCCGTGAGGCCGTCGAGAAACTCGAACTGCAGGAACGCGAGATCGAGATACAGGACGAACTCACCGGCGAGGACCTGATCGGCGAGACCGTCACCAACCCCATCACGGGTGAGGAGGTCCTGATCCTGCCGGCGACCTTCGTCGACACCGACAACGCCACCGGCGTCGTCATGTCGGTCCCGGCCCACTCGCCGGACGACTACCTCGCGCTGCAGGAGGCAAAGGCCGACGACGAGCGGATGCGCGAGTACGGGATCGACCCCGCCGACGTGGCCGCCATCGAGCCGATCCCGATCCTCGACATCGAGGAGTACGGCGAGATCCCCGCCCGGACGGCGGTCGAGGCGGCCGGCATCGAGTCCTCCGAGGACCCCGAACTGGAGGACGTGACGGCCGACCTCTACCAGGCCGAGTTCCACCAGGGGATCATGCACGAGGACTACGGCGAGTTCGCGGGCATGACCGTCGAGAACGTCCGCGAGGAGTTCCGCGATCACTACCAGGACGAAGGCGCGTTCGACGAGATGTACGAGTTCACCGAGGACGTGGTCTGTCGCTGTGGCGGCGACGTCGAGGTCGCCAAACAGGACACCTGGTTCCTGCGCTACAACGACGCCGAGTGGAAGCAGAAGGCCCACCGGGTGCTTTCCGGCCTCGAGACCATCCCGGAGAACACCCGCGACCAGTACGACCACACCATCGACTGGCTCAACGAGTGGCCCTGCATCCGCAACTACGGGCTGGGCACCCGCCTGCCGTGGGACGACGAGTTCGTCATCGAACCCCTCTCGGACTCGACGATCTACATGTCCTACTACACCGTCGCCCACCGGATCGAGGACGTCCCGCCCGAGGACCTCGACCCCGACTTCTTCGACGCGCTGTTCTACGGCGAGGACGCCGTCGACGACCCCGACGAGCGCGCCCTCGACCTCCACGAGGAGTTCGACCACTGGTACCCCGTCGACTGGCGCTGCTCGGGTAACGACCTCATCAACAACCACCTGACCTTCTTCCAGTTCCACCACGGCGAACTGTTCTCCGAGGACAACTGGCCCCAGGGCATCACCATCATGGGCATGGGTCTGCTCGAAGGGGAAGCGATGTCCTCCTCGAAGGGCCACGTCGTGTTGCCCTCGAAGGCAATCGACGAGTACGGGGCCGACACCGTCCGCTTTTTCCTGCTCAACTCCGCGGAGCCGTGGCAGGACTACGACTGGCGGGACGACCTCGTGGGGAGTACGCGCGATCAGCTCGAACGGTTCTGGTCGCGAGCCGAGGAGGTCATCGACTACGACGTCGAGGAGATGGTGGAGATCACCCTCGAAGTCGACGGCGAGGAGACGACCGACGTGGCCATCGACGAGGAGGCACGGCCCGAACTCGAACACGTCGACCGCTGGCTGCTCTCGAAACTGCAGGGCACGATCCGGGAGGCCACCGAGGCGATGGACGGCTTCGAGACCCGGACGGCGAGTCAGGCCATCTTCTACAGCTTCGAGGAACACCTGAAGTGGTACCGGCGACGGGCGGACCTCGACCGGCCGGGCGCGAAGTGGACGCTCCGAGAGGTGCTCCGGACGCGACTGCGCCTGCTCGCGCCCTTCGTGCCGTTCATGGCGAACGAACTCCACGAGCGGTTGACCGGCGAACCCGCCGAGGACGCCGACTGGCCCGAGCCCGACCCCGAGTTCGACGACGAGGGCGTCGAGCGCCGGGAACAGTTGGTCGAGTCTGTCACCGACGACATCCACGACATCGTGGACGTGACCGGAACGGACCCCGACACGGTCCGGGTGTACGTCGCCGCCGACTGGAAACGCGACGTGTTCGAGACCGTTCGGGAGACCGGCACCGACGTGGGCGCGGTCATGGGCCAGGTCATGGAGGACCCGGACCTCCGTGAGAGAGGCGACGCGGTCAACGACCTGGTGCAGGACCTCGTGGAACTGGTCCGCGAGCGCGACGACGAGGAACTCGCCGCGATGGCCGACGTCGACGAGGGGGCCGTCTACGCGGACGCCGTGGCCTTCCTCGAATCCGAGTTCGACGCGACCGTCGAGGTCTACGCGGAGGACGACCCCGACGCGGTCGATCCCGACGGGAAAGCCGACAGCGCCGTCCCGTTCCGGCCGGCGATCCACCTGGAGTAG
- a CDS encoding peroxiredoxin, translating to MLESGDPAPDVTARNQHGETVSPTFSDPTVVYFYPEDGTPGCTTEAEQFARERESYDDAGVTVYGVSTDDVESHRAFADETGVEFDLLADPDGEVAAAFGVPRDAPGQSTPRTTFVLVDGTVERVLTGVNPDGHARDLLLELLDDGVVTLD from the coding sequence ATGCTCGAATCGGGCGATCCGGCACCCGACGTGACGGCGCGGAACCAGCACGGCGAGACCGTCTCGCCGACGTTTTCGGACCCGACGGTCGTCTACTTCTATCCCGAGGACGGGACGCCGGGGTGTACCACCGAGGCCGAACAGTTCGCACGGGAGCGCGAGAGCTACGACGACGCGGGCGTCACCGTCTACGGCGTCTCGACGGACGACGTCGAGTCCCACCGCGCGTTCGCCGACGAGACCGGCGTCGAGTTCGACCTGCTGGCCGACCCCGACGGCGAGGTGGCGGCGGCCTTCGGCGTCCCCCGGGACGCGCCCGGCCAGTCGACGCCGCGAACGACGTTCGTGCTCGTCGACGGGACCGTCGAGCGCGTCCTGACCGGCGTGAACCCCGACGGCCACGCCCGCGATCTCCTGCTCGAACTGCTCGACGATGGCGTCGTCACGCTCGATTGA
- a CDS encoding Hsp20/alpha crystallin family protein — MNRQNPFEEIDRLFDRISSEFGDFEPGAGLGGSVAVDVADTGETFEATADVPGYSSDDIDVTLPDPRTVRIAASQETTSEEGGESEDQQFIRQERTRRTMSRTVPLPDRVRTEDAEASYDNGVLTITLPKQEAGSGTDIPVN; from the coding sequence ATGAATCGACAGAACCCATTCGAGGAGATCGACCGCCTGTTCGACCGGATCAGCAGCGAATTCGGTGACTTCGAGCCCGGAGCGGGACTGGGTGGGAGCGTCGCCGTCGACGTCGCCGACACCGGGGAGACCTTCGAGGCCACGGCCGACGTCCCCGGCTACTCCAGCGACGACATCGACGTGACGCTGCCGGATCCGCGGACCGTGCGGATCGCCGCCAGCCAGGAGACGACCAGCGAGGAGGGAGGCGAAAGCGAAGACCAGCAGTTCATCCGCCAGGAGCGGACCCGTCGCACGATGAGTCGGACCGTACCGCTGCCCGACCGCGTCCGGACGGAGGACGCCGAGGCGAGTTACGACAACGGCGTCCTGACCATCACGCTCCCGAAACAGGAGGCCGGTAGCGGGACGGACATCCCGGTGAACTAG
- a CDS encoding methyl-accepting chemotaxis protein produces MSEQQRRGEAAGIYADFDDAEMKWVRALQDLPVPIVVTDAESNILLFNPAMQNLMALDPERVPEMEGHEVFRTEETHGTKTTTAQRTMENETQIRGVESTLLNHDDEERLVQITSTPMYDADGELAGSVTALQDVTELRETERRLQESQEQVAERLTGVISRLETVAGDVADNAADIEDRAIEQDDRLDEISAEMESLSANMEEIAATTDEVAETAASAREAARRGQEAGAEAEAAADDILATSESLEATVGRLAERMDDIEAVAEIIADIAEQTNILALNANIEAARAGESGEGFAVVADEVKDLADQTREHTEEIGDEIEAITGETDRTVEEVERAHDRAVEVSDRVSETLGALEEIVEHVADAADGAEEIATANDDQAAHIEEVTASVEQSATAATEIHETATETADLTERQHDIVEEVRAAVDDLSEDLAEGSE; encoded by the coding sequence ATGTCAGAGCAACAGCGGCGCGGGGAGGCAGCGGGCATCTACGCCGACTTCGACGACGCCGAGATGAAGTGGGTCCGTGCGTTGCAGGACCTGCCCGTTCCGATCGTCGTCACGGACGCCGAGTCGAATATTCTCCTTTTCAACCCGGCGATGCAGAATCTGATGGCGCTCGATCCCGAACGCGTCCCGGAGATGGAGGGCCACGAGGTGTTCCGTACCGAGGAGACCCACGGGACGAAGACGACGACCGCCCAGCGGACGATGGAAAACGAGACCCAGATCAGAGGGGTCGAGTCCACACTGTTGAACCACGACGACGAGGAACGCCTGGTCCAGATCACGAGCACGCCGATGTACGACGCCGACGGCGAGCTCGCGGGCTCCGTGACGGCACTGCAGGACGTGACGGAGCTGCGCGAGACGGAGCGCCGCCTCCAGGAGAGCCAGGAACAGGTCGCCGAGCGGCTGACCGGCGTAATCTCCCGGCTGGAGACGGTCGCGGGAGACGTGGCCGACAACGCGGCCGACATCGAGGACCGGGCGATCGAACAGGACGACCGACTCGACGAGATCAGCGCGGAGATGGAGTCGCTCAGCGCCAACATGGAGGAGATCGCGGCGACGACCGACGAGGTGGCCGAGACGGCCGCGAGCGCACGCGAGGCCGCCCGCCGCGGGCAGGAAGCGGGTGCGGAGGCCGAGGCGGCGGCCGACGACATCCTCGCGACCAGCGAGAGTCTGGAGGCGACGGTCGGCCGGCTGGCCGAGCGGATGGACGACATCGAGGCGGTCGCGGAGATCATCGCCGACATCGCCGAGCAGACGAACATCCTCGCGCTGAACGCCAACATCGAGGCGGCGCGGGCCGGCGAATCGGGCGAGGGGTTCGCCGTCGTCGCCGACGAGGTGAAAGACCTCGCGGACCAGACCCGCGAGCACACCGAGGAGATCGGCGACGAGATCGAGGCGATCACCGGCGAGACCGACCGGACGGTCGAGGAGGTCGAGCGCGCACACGACCGCGCCGTCGAGGTCAGTGATCGCGTCAGCGAGACGCTGGGTGCCCTCGAGGAGATCGTCGAACACGTCGCCGACGCCGCCGACGGGGCCGAGGAGATCGCGACGGCCAACGACGACCAGGCGGCCCACATCGAGGAGGTGACGGCGTCGGTCGAACAGAGCGCCACGGCGGCGACCGAGATCCACGAGACCGCCACCGAGACCGCCGACCTGACCGAGCGCCAGCACGACATCGTCGAGGAGGTGCGCGCGGCCGTCGACGACCTCTCGGAGGACCTCGCCGAGGGAAGCGAGTGA
- the pheA gene encoding prephenate dehydratase: protein MKALTLGPAGTYSHRAATAVADEVAFSESVTAIVESVAAGEYDRGVVPVENSIEGSVTESLDAFAEHDVAVVRELITPIRHALLAQGPEFELVASHAQALAQCRDYLDAEYPDAALEAVASTARGVERAREDPSVAAIGHPENATNGTDLEVLAEDIQDQSSNATRFLVVAPESERSEGGGKTSLIVYPNVDYPGLLLEMLEPFAERDINMTRVESRPSGERLGDYVFHIDIAAGLYEDRTQAALDEIDAIAEDGWVRRLGSYDTEHVVE, encoded by the coding sequence ATGAAGGCACTCACGCTCGGTCCGGCGGGGACCTACTCACACCGGGCCGCGACGGCCGTCGCCGACGAGGTCGCCTTTTCCGAGTCGGTGACCGCCATCGTCGAGTCCGTCGCAGCGGGCGAGTACGACCGCGGGGTCGTCCCGGTCGAGAACAGCATCGAGGGCAGCGTCACCGAGTCGCTCGACGCCTTCGCCGAACACGACGTGGCGGTCGTCAGGGAACTGATCACGCCCATCCGCCACGCCCTGCTCGCCCAGGGACCGGAGTTCGAACTGGTCGCCAGCCACGCCCAGGCGCTGGCCCAGTGCCGGGACTACCTCGACGCCGAGTACCCCGACGCCGCTCTCGAAGCCGTCGCCTCGACCGCCCGTGGCGTCGAGCGCGCCCGCGAGGACCCGTCTGTCGCGGCCATCGGCCACCCCGAGAACGCGACCAACGGCACCGATCTGGAGGTGCTGGCCGAGGATATCCAGGACCAGTCCTCGAACGCGACCCGTTTTCTCGTCGTCGCGCCCGAGAGCGAGCGCTCCGAGGGCGGCGGCAAGACCTCGCTGATCGTCTACCCCAACGTCGACTACCCCGGCCTCCTGCTGGAGATGCTCGAACCGTTCGCCGAACGGGACATCAACATGACTCGCGTCGAATCCCGTCCCAGCGGCGAGCGGCTGGGCGACTACGTCTTCCACATCGACATCGCGGCCGGCCTCTACGAGGACCGCACGCAGGCAGCCCTCGACGAGATCGATGCGATCGCCGAGGACGGGTGGGTCCGCCGGCTCGGATCCTACGACACCGAACACGTGGTCGAGTAA